The following proteins come from a genomic window of Salvia hispanica cultivar TCC Black 2014 chromosome 4, UniMelb_Shisp_WGS_1.0, whole genome shotgun sequence:
- the LOC125218397 gene encoding uncharacterized protein LOC125218397: MRVLGDSWCFCNGGGTKSERIKAAIFSGKAPSMARIHGGGTAFLIHRNLLLTTHANLPSVAAAEAAEIRLHSALSASLFPHRFFITSSVLDLTMVGFDTFDGESNAPVQHPHYLKTCSKPNLELGSIVYLLGYTDKQELTVGEAKVVIATDNLIKLSTDGVTWSPGSAGFDFHGNLSFMVCDPMKLLATSPNTKSTSTSSSSTSSWRKDTPMQFGIPMPVICHWLNQHWEGNLDELNKPKLPLIRLMSSAQKSEHSCASFTMRRVFKPTEGENEGTPSSSKPVEQQPGPSSAAVHTVEVKDETSSGDRQGATHAPGIPTPEIYESPMLTSSPVRNKDATITPTTQIQLLDINFPPRISKAASSPKQSRKTMPPRSDQNYVKDFLLQKPHKGPPSCPIPDAESTGSVNGAQSDVQSSSSPVELPHAYSSEGETTMYSAETAESRNYPSPKEGRFCQIGRSQSCVSYNRWGPVPKNSVARGLNLEKHQNLMQGRKVYSQGATSQRSNDYYSPTVSSIMKKRNDMEQQQKRRPRPRQSAVHTSPRWNF, encoded by the exons ATGAGGGTTTTAGGTGACTCGTGGTGTTTCTGCAACGGTGGAGGAACCAAGTCGGAGAGAATTAAGGCCGCCATTTTCTCCGGCAAGGCTCCCTCCATGGCCAGAATTCACGGAGGCGGCACCGCCTTCCTCATCCACCGCAATCTGCTGCTCACCACCCACGCCAATCTCCCCTCCGTTGCCGCCGCTGAAGCCGCCGAGATCCGCCTCCACAGTGCTCTCTCCGCTTCCTTATTCCCTCACCG CTTCTTTATCACAAGCTCCGTTCTTGACCTGACAATGGTGGGCTTTGACACTTTTGATGGTGAATCGAATGCTCCCGTGCAGCATCCTCACTACTTAAAGACTTGTTCAAAACCGAATCTGGAGCTGGGAAGTATAGTTTATCTTTTGGGGTACACAGATAAACAGGAGTTGACAGTCGGTGAAGCGAAGGTAGTAATAGCTACTGACAATCTGATTAAGTTATCGACTGATGGAGTGACATGGAGCCCGGGTTCTGCTGGTTTTGATTTTCATGGAAATCTCTCCTTTATGGTTTGCGATCCTATGAAGCTTCTTGCAACTTCTCCAAATACCAAATCCACTTCAACTTCGTCATCGTCAACGTCGTCGTGGAGGAAAGACACCCCGATGCAATTTGGCATTCCTATGCCTGTCATCTGTCATTGGCTTAATCAGCACTGGGAGGGGAACCTTGATGAACTAAATAAACCGAAACTACCTCTGATCCGATTGATGTCCTCTGCCCAGAAAAGTGAGCATTCTTGTGCATCATTCACCATGCGGCGTGTTTTTAAGCCAACTGAAGGTGAGAATGAGGGGACACCATCTTCATCCAAACCAGTAGAGCAGCAACCTGGACCAAGTTCAGCAGCTGTCCACACTGTGGAAGTCAAAGACGAGACCTCAAGTGGTGACCGGCAAGGCGCTACTCATGCTCCCGGTATCCCAACTCCTGAGATTTACGAGTCCCCAATGCTGACCTCAAGCCCAGTTAGGAACAAGGATGCCActattactcctactactcAAATCCAACTTTTGGACATCAACTTCCCTCCAAGGATTAGTAAAGCTGCATCATCACCTAAGCAATCAAGAAAAACGATGCCACCGAGGTCGGATCAAAACTATGTCAAGGATTTCCTGCTTCAAAAGCCACACAAGGGCCCCCCTTCCTGCCCCATTCCAGATGCAGAATCAACAGGGTCCGTGAATGGAGCCCAGAGCGACGTCCAGTCCAGCTCTTCACCCGTTGAGTTGCCACATGCATACAGCAGTGAAGGAGAAACCACCATGTACTCCGCAGAAACAGCCGAAAGCCGGAACTACCCAAGCCCCAAAGAGGGAAGGTTCTGTCAGATAGGAAGGAGCCAGAGCTGTGTGAGCTACAACAGATGGGGGCCGGTCCCAAAAAACTCAGTGGCCCGTGGGTTAAATCTTGAGAAGCACCAGAACCTCATGCAAGGGAGGAAGGTGTACTCACAAGGTGCAACATCTCAAAGGAGCAATGACTACTACAGTCCAACAGTTTCGTCCATTATGAAGAAAAGGAACGACATGGAGCAGCAGCAAAAACGCAGGCCGAGGCCGAGGCAGAGCGCTGTTCATACATCTCCAAGATGGAATTTTTAA
- the LOC125222484 gene encoding probably inactive leucine-rich repeat receptor-like protein kinase At5g48380 encodes MRILSGSGALSALVTILVWLLPFGSFAQNDVNCLRAIKSSLEDPLGNLGTWDFSNNSQTSICKFTGIECWHADDNKILNIRLPDMGLKGGFPQGIAGCQSLTGLDLSRNSISGNIPNDISKLIGFITSLDLSSNQLSGEIPVNLANCSFLNILRLDNNQFTGQIPLELGQLSRLTTFSVANNRLSGQVPSFANATVTAENYANNAGLCGGPLRRCDGKKKASHTPIIIAAAIGGLTVAALAFLVAMFFLRRAYRKKKEDDPLGNKWARSIKGAKRFKLSIFENTVTKMNLGDLMKATNNFSNENIIGSRRTGTTYKATLEDGTSFMVKRLQDTQHSEKEFMSEMDTLGSIKHRNLVPLLGFCVAKKERLLVYTYMPNGNLHDKIHSSVEGEVMDWPLRLKVGIRAAKGFAWLHHSCNPRVIHRNISSKCILLDADYEPKISDFGLARLMNPVDTHLSTFVNGEFGDLGYVAPEYARTLVATPKGDVYSFGVVLLELVTGERPTHVSKAPETFKGSLVEWISKLSAASKLNDAIDTSLVGKGHDSELFQFLKVACSCVLPGHKERPTMFEVYQLLRAIGQRYDFTTEDDMLMLQDSGAADNVVELIVAQDK; translated from the exons ATGAGAATCTTATCAGGCTCTGGAGCCCTCTCGGCTCTCGTCACTATTCTCGTTTGGCTGCTCCCGTTTGGCTCGTTTGCTCAAAATGATGTCAACTGCCTCAGAGCGATAAAAAGTTCTTTGGAAGACCCGTTGGGAAACTTAGGGACATGGGATTTCAGCAACAACAGTCAAACATCTATCTGTAAGTTCACTGGGATCGAGTGTTGGCATGCTGATGACAACAAGATATTGAATATCAGATTGCCGGACATGGGACTCAAGGGTGGTTTTCCTCAAGGTATTGCCGGTTGCCAGTCCCTAACGGGCCTAGATCTTTCTAGAAACAGCATCAGTGGAAATATTCCAAATGATATCTCAAAGCTAATTGGTTTTATCACTAGTCTTGATCTTTCTTCCAACCAGCTGTCGGGAGAGATTCCTGTGAATCTTGCGAATTGCTCATTCCTGAATATCCTGAGACTCGACAACAACCAGTTCACTGGTCAGATCCCTCTTGAGCTCGGCCAACTCAGCCGGCTCACGACATTTAGCGTGGCAAATAATCGACTGAGTGGACAAGTTCCCTCATTTGCAAATGCCACCGTTACAGCAGAAAACTACGCAAATAATGCTGGACTATGTGGTGGCCCTTTACGTCGTTGCGATGGCAAGAAGAAGGCTAGCCATACTCCTATCATTATTGCGGCAGCCATTGGTGGGTTGACCGTTGCAGCTTTGGCCTTCTTGGTTGCTATGTTCTTTTTGCGCAGAGCTTATAGAAAGAAGAAGGAAGATGACCCTCTGGGCAACAAATGGGCGAGGAGCATCAAGGGCGCAAAACGCTTCAAG CTTTCGATATTTGAGAATACAGTCACAAAAATGAACCTAGGCGATCTAATGAAGGCCACGAACAACTTCAGCAATGAGAATATAATTGGGTCGAGGCGAACTGGGACAACGTACAAGGCAACACTCGAAGATGGGACATCCTTTATGGTCAAGAGATTGCAGGACACTCAACACTCTGAGAAAGAATTCATGTCCGAGATGGATACATTAGGCAGTATAAAACACCGCAACTTGGTTCCACTTCTAGGTTTTTGTGTTGCTAAGAAGGAGCGCCTCTTGGTCTATACATACATGCCTAATGGAAACCTACATGATAAAATACACTCGAGCGTTGAGGGTGAAGTTATGGATTGGCCCCTGCGGCTGAAAGTCGGGATCAGAGCTGCCAAAGGATTCGCTTGGCTCCACCACAGTTGCAATCCGCGTGTTATCCATAGAAATATCAGCTCGAAATGCATCTTGTTGGATGCGGATTACGAACCAAAGATATCCGATTTCGGACTTGCTAGGCTCATGAATCCAGTCGACACCCATTTGAGCACTTTCGTGAACGGTGAGTTTGGTGACTTGGGTTACGTTGCTCCTGAGTATGCACGGACGCTGGTGGCCACGCCAAAAGGGGACGTCTATAGTTTTGGCGTTGTGCTTCTCGAGCTGGTGACAGGTGAGAGGCCTACACATGTATCTAAAGCCCCGGAAACCTTCAAGGGAAGCCTAGTGGAGTGGATATCCAAGCTCTCTGCGGCCTCCAAGCTCAACGATGCAATTGACACGTCCTTGGTGGGGAAAGGCCACGACAGCGAGCTCTTCCAGTTTCTGAAGGTGGCTTGTAGTTGCGTGCTGCCAGGGCACAAGGAGCGGCCCACCATGTTCGAGGTGTACCAGCTCCTGAGAGCTATTGGGCAGAGGTATGATTTTACTACGGAAGACGATATGTTGATGCTGCAAGATTCAGGGGCTGCTGACAACGTCGTCGAACTCATTGTTGCTCAAGACAAGTAG